In Octopus sinensis linkage group LG6, ASM634580v1, whole genome shotgun sequence, the sequence tggcaacaacaacaataataagtacACCACCAACATTGTGCATCCACGGAAATATATTGGTTATACTGGAAATTCATTCAAGAAACGTATTCCAAGCATGGATTCTCCTTCAGAGTTCTGCAAAGGAGATATGTTTTATCACTGGCCAGCCATATTGCAACTAAAAGACAACAGAGTTCCAATTCGATCTCATGGAAAATCTTTGAAAACTCAGGCCCCAACATTAACAGGTCAAAATACTGCGAGCTAGGCATAGCCAAATGCACGAGAATCCTAAGGGACTCACTTGAGTCTATACTTAACTTCGGAACAGAGATTTTCAGGCCATATCTGCATTTTAGGAAATTTCTGCTGGCCTTTTGGGAACCACCAGAAGTATGATGACTAACGGGAGAGGGATATAATCCCCTATTGTTTACCCTTACAGCTGATCGATGGCAGCATGGCTGGAAGTCGATAGCCATTAGTAAAGTGAGATAATCCAGACTTttcccctccatattttaaaTGGGTAATAGGCCAACAGGTCTTGGGGTCTGAAGATATGCCATAAAGTTAtaccctttatggatgggaaacccagggtaaccccataaaccagccttcaccAGGAAAAAATATAGACTACTCTgtttcttagagtgtgcttcttctctggagttatgtttttctaaaaacgatacacacacacacacacacacacttgtatacatatattatatatatatatatatatacatatatatatgcatatattatacacacacacacacacacacacagattggaGTCTgcttcgccagacctcagtcaaatcgtccaacccatgctagcatggaaagcggacgttaaatgacgatgatgatgatgatgatgatgacacacatatgcaagcacatacacttaaggaatcatacacacacatatccatatatccatgcgtatatatgtgtgcatacacgtgtgtatgtgtatgggtgtgcgtgtatatatgtgtatgtgtgtttgagcatACTTGTATTCAGCACTCTGGGCATGTTAGGAGTGGCACGAACACTTTCATTCCAGTATCCCTGGCAACCTTAACAACATTTACCGGAAAATTAGTGAACCAGAATATCATACTAAAATATATGAAAGCATTTTCTCAGAAAAATTTAGGCTGGGTTATCTAATGGCAGAATATTAGTCAAGGAAGAAGGGTTGAAACGTTCTTCTCTAGGTTCAATTTGTTTGCATAATAGAAATAGAAACAATAGTGTTTTTATTAAGTTTCATGTAAGATTGTCTACATATACACTTGTTGTTAAGTACTTTGGTCGACAAAAATAGCAATGGTGAAAACAAAAAGAGGATAGTGAGTAAGAGAGATTAAAATAATTATCTTGGGTGTACATctacattatatttgacagaacaaTTAGAAAACACTAGGACACAtataggaatgtatgtgtgtgtgtgtatgtgtgtatgtgtgtgtgtatgtgtgcacgtgtgcatatgtgttagtgtttatatacttatatctatatatatatagctataactatatctatctatacccaGAACTATGAAGTAGTTATTCCTAGAGAGCTCTACTGCAAGCAAAATGCACATTGAGTATGTgtgattgataatatatatatatacacacataaaaataacgtgtacattagaacacattaagaggcttccaaataggaaagccttgtgctagaaagagcagtagaaaactcaaaccactaattatggataaattcttgaaaggattgaaaattaaaaacgtttaccatctaatttagttcctagaTCATGGTTTCTAACTCAttccagtaaaaaaatatttactgagggTAGTTTTCGTCAGTAGGGAGCCTTTAGATTTCAAAATTCACACAACTAGATTTGCATGTAAACTAGCTGCCTGTATACCCTAATTTTTCAAAACAACTGTGTCCATGCAGTTTATTTCTGGTGACAGAGAGGATGCTGGTAAAATTTCGAACAAATCTATcaaaaaatattgaaacataATTTGCCTGATGATGAAAACATTAAATGTCAAGAGTACTTGATAGAAGGATACAATTGACACTTCACTTCCTGAATTTCTACAAATTTTCATCCTTTTCATATCAACATTCGAAGTCTTCCGGAAAATCATGACAAATTTAGCATCCTTCTTAATTTAGTTGAGACTAAGTTTGCAATTATACGTGTCACTGAGATGTGGACAAAGGAGAATTATGATGAGGATGCTTTCCAAATTAAGGGGTACTTCAGTAAATCAGAGATGCAAGAAGGGGTGGTGTGGGTATTTATGTGTACGACGAAATTGACAAGATAAAAAGATGTAGTGGGTTGTCATTGGGGGTCATCTGCTGAATTTTTATTTCTGGAGATATCTTGAACTGAACTTGGAATGAATAAAAAGGTAATCATTGGTTGAATTTACCGAACCCCAGATAAAAATTTGAAggattttttcaacaattttcattctataatacacaaaatagcTTTAAAGAATAGGCTTTGTTTCTTGGCTGACAgctgatgataatattaatagcaTTGCCCACAAACTTCAACTCCAAGAAATTCTGAAATGCAATTCCTTTTTCGCTTTAATAGAAGACAGACTGAGAACACGGGTGAATGAGGACAACAGCTcatttatagataatatatttacaaatatattggcCTTGATGATATTGATGCTGGAACAATCATATCTGACATTTCAGATCACCTTCCAATATTCTCTTTGCTCTGAACTATACAATTGCAAGAAAATAAACgcaaaagaaaatttcttactGTTAAAAAAATTGATGTAAGTAGTAAGGAAAAATTTAGAGAATATATGAGACAACAGGATTTTAGCTTTATTGAGCATAGTTCTTCTCTGgatttaaacaataacaaacttattaaaataatcaaagagGGAAATGATATGTGTTTTGAAACCAAAAAGATGTACTTAACTAAACAGGATGACTTATCCTGGCTTTTTAAAGGTTTGGTCCATTCTATAAGACACAAGAACTATCTGTATAGGGTGTACCACAGGAACAAATTTCAAGATAAGCGCAAATGCATGGTCATTACAAAAAATTTGACAAAATACTCAAAAAATGCCTTAGTGTCACTGAAAAATGTTACTATACAGGATTGCttgaataaaacattaaaaatatgaagAACTATTAGAAAACACTTAGCATTATTTTGAAAAGGAGAGATTAAGACAAAAGTTTTGGTTTCTTCCTTGATGGTAaaggaaaaattttaaaacaaaataaaaaatagcaGACACTGTTAACAATTATTTTGTCTCAgtagaaaaatatcttgaaaaataAAGCCCTGACCTgcatcaacaacaaaattaactCTCATCGATGAGGCACTGGGTAGAGCACTCTATGTTCCTGTTGCCAACAAATGAAGATGAggtagaaaaaataattaatagcacCAAAAAGGAATCTCAGGGTTCAAATAGAATCGTTAGAAAATACATTATCATAATACTTGATTCAATTATTAAACTCATTAACTAAAATTTTCTATCAGTGTTTAGAATTTAGTTGTTTCCTTtgggaaataaagaaagcaaaaattatACCAATATATAAAAAGAGCGCAAAGCACACTATGTCAAATTACAGACCTGTATTAATCATACCTTATTTCTCTAAAAtccttgaaaaaataataaaagaacaactTATAACTTacattgataaaaataagaaatggatAAAAATGTGACAGAATATGAATATTATTACAAAGAGTCAATTTGGATTTAGGAAGGGAGCAAGCACAGAACTAGCATTGGGATGCTTGATGAATAACTAATACATGACAGcggataaaaatgaaataactttgGGAGTTTTCATTGATCTCAGTAAGGCGTTTGATACTATACCACACAACATTTTACTGAAAAAACTGGAATTCATAGGGATAAGTGGTAAACAATTGGAACTTTTTAGGGGCTACTTGCAGAATAGAAAGCAATATCTGCTATTTAATTAAGTGTCAGGCGACAACAGTCTAAACTGCAGGGTTCCACAGGTGTCTGTGCTTGGccctattgtatttttaatttatataaatgacctagttttttattatattataaatcaaGAAAATTGTGAAATTCTTATGTTTGCTGATGATGCGAGTATTTATATATGAGGTTGGTCCCGTGGAGAACTGATCTCAACTATGAATGACATTATGAATGATGTTATGGAATGGTTTACTCTTAATAGACTGTTATCAAATACTAATAAAACCAATTGTGTTGTTTTCAAGCCAGCACAGAAGAATATTGATTTTGTAAGTGAAGTAATGATAAATGGCTCCCCTGTAAAAAGGGTTGACTGCATTACATTTTTAGGTGTAACAATTAATAAAGAtctgagctggaagaatcatgtTGAGGCAGTGGCCAATAAAATGTCACGATTGATAGGGATTACTTTTAAAATATAACCATTTGTGAATAACAAAGCTTTACTTACATTGTACAACTCCTTGATGTATCTTATAACAATTTACATGTATAAAGTATGGTGTAACAAAcacaattattttataaataaaatatttttgtatcaaaAGAAGTACTCGAGAATATTGGAAGGTACGCATTACTTAGCGCATACTGGTccattttttaagaaatataaaatctcAACTATAttcaaaatcaatgaaaaaagaTTGTCCTTCTTCACCCATAAACGGCAATTTAATATGGAAAAATGATGAACTTTGAAGTCAATTGCAGggaaaattgaaatcaaaataatttgtttgttgAAAGAATTACTCTTAAAAGATCAAAAAGCATTCTAGATCATGCATCATGCTCAGTTTACAATAGTCTGTCTGATGAGATCAAAGccattgaaaatataaatttgtttgagAGAAAACTTAATTGTGCCACTGGATACATAACAGAAATTAGCTTGCTCATTTCcatcttttcttgttttatttgttaagGAATGACCTTGATCTCCTACAGTATGTACATGCTAGAGGGCTCGTCTAGACAGTAAATGTTAAATTTCACTCATGATTGCAAGTTGATATGCTACTTGAAATGCTTTAACACTTTTCAAGTCACCATATAATGTCTGATACTATATGTCCATGCTGATGTGTGTCATTGTGGCAGATAGGTTGTACATCAAAGGATCAATGTCTTTATCGCATATTGTAGCCTCGTGgccataaatttaaaaaaaagggagggaaaaatgttctttacttgaatgaaatatattttctgattcaaatcattaaaaattaaaaaggcaTCCAAGGTACCAGCCAGTAGCATTAAACCAGGTAACAATATCAGTTTACTACCCAAGAAAGActatagtggaatttgaactccaaatacAAAAAGCTGGAACAAATAGTGCAAGACTTCTGATGAGATGTTGTTGCACATTGGCTGACATGCTTTAGGGGCTTGTGAagatgcatggcctagtggttggggtgttgcactcacgttcATAAGGTCATGATTCTGGTTCCCAGCGTGggtgatgcattgtattcttgagtaaaaatagaaaagaaaatcttttatttcttttacatatttcagtcatttgattgtggctgtgctggctggagcactgcctcgaaggggtttagtcaaagaaatcaactccaggacttattgattgtaagcctagtgcttattctatcagtcttatttctttattgcccacaaggggctaaacatagaggggacaaacaaggacagacaaacggattaagtcgattatatcgaccccagtgcataactggtacttaatttatcgaccccgaaaggatgaaaggcaaggtcaacttcggtggaatttgaactcagaacgtaacagcagacaaaataccgctaagcatttcgcccggcatgctaatgtatctaccagctcgccgccttatattctatcagtctaaaaataaaaaaataaaaagactttGGAAGAAGTTTTCAAGAATAATTTAATAGTTATAGCAGTTTTTGTCTACTATGAtacattttcaatgcattttcccTATAAATGTTTCCataaatttactattttatataaaggataaataaagatacttttaaatttttgcaggaatttgataatttttttggattttataatttgtaagaaAGTGTCATGGGAATGAACCAatggctatttctagcatttcaagTTATCACAACTtgagatgctagaaatagcagccaatatccttttaacctctctgcaacatatttgtttaaagaaaaaaagggaagaacatgtcagataatgtagtcctagaaatAATATGTCTGAAAAGATAGGATAGCCACTGCTAGAATGGGATGACCTTGGACTACACAATATCAACAGCATCTaaaccaatggttctcaaccCCTATGGACCTGTTTGATTACTATtccattctggtggacccccataaccATTCAATGTGTAAAAACTAATTTCATAGATGCTCTTTTCTAAATTTCTGTTTTCCACACctgtttcttgtaataaatacatctaaagcaaaatttttcatggcccttaatatactactgtgagtccccaatttactattttgcttgcttgGACAcacccaaaatcttatatggatccccagGGGTCATATGAACCCTAGTTGAAAACCATTGATCTAAACAgtcattatattgggttgtctggaaagttcgtgccaatttatagtagcttacattttgacttattttagaacatggttgagtccataaaaataggatttgactacacctccatttagagcacagtttaagttatcttctcgtggaagaaggtttatgctcctataacctgtgttaattctgtaaccctttaaaatggaagataagaaagttaattttcggcacttgatgctttgggaaccagacaaaaattgctgcagctcgactgggatgtgttaccccaccctccatattcaccagatattgctccttcgcatttccacttattcaggtctctgcagaatagtcttaatggtaaaaatttcaattccttggatgatgtaaaaaggtaccttgatgaattctttgccatgaaaccacctcacttctgggaagagggtattttcaaattaaaggaaagatagagatgcattgtgcaacaaaatggttcatatttggttgattaaaaatgtaatggcaagtatttattgacctttttctttcctttaaagatcggcatgaactttccgtacaacccaatacattattattatacatgatTGATATTTAGTAGGaattatatttagtaataaattaTGGTAATTACTAATAAGTTTGTGGGAATGTGATGTGGCAATCTGCAACATTTGTTAACAGCAAAATTAGGCAATATCGCAAAATTTTGTAAAATCCAAATTATTTTTGCAGCAGagttttaatatattcataaattatatCATGTGGCTATTGCAACTGGTAGCCATGTAAACAAACATGTATCAGAGAACTGCTACTATAAATTGAATAATGTAGAAAATATCATGAATTATGAATCCTAAATTAGGAAATTATTCAAAACTTTTCTTATATTCCAAAAATAAAGGTCAAAACAACCACTGAAAACCCAGAACTTTCAACTGAACACGAGGAATTTTTCATGAACTCGACACATGATGTTGAAAATATCGGAACATCATCGagtatcatttttaatatggtTCTATTTGGAGACACACAAATATCTGACATGAATGAAActgttagcagcagcagcagcaacagcagtaatagtagtatcagcagcattggtaacaacatcaacagcaatgacAGTAGCATTAACAGCAGCAATGGTAGCAGTACTGACAGCGGTGACAAACCATTGGTATCTACTGATGAAGATATTATCATGGAGCCACCAGGCTGGGAACCTGTGAATTCAATAATAGTTGCAAACTGTTCCAATTCAAATAGCTTCAGCATGGAGTTGTATGATGACTTGTTTCAACGTTATGATGGTAAGATAATTCTTTTAGTTCTATATGTGTGTTGGTATTTATTTGTTGTCTGAGTAATATAGGACCATGGTAAGTTACAATGAGCCAAACAGTTTtcttaaaatgataatgaaattattgtatacagtgctcaggtgcaccacaacttgtcaaaaagtgcatataaagtatatgcagtaatgtacaaatgtctggaaagcgaacaatgtatgagtcagatacatgcttgtgtgtgtatggaggggagaaaatcaggcgtagtgttggcgaatctcagaaagcatggaagctttgaaggatgcagtgctccgacaactaacaactgatgccggcagtttgttccatgcttcagcaactctcagcgtgaaaaaatgtttcctaaagtgatgggagctgtgctgttttatgACTTTGCTATTCAATCCCACTGGATGGTACCCAAGGTATATTTCTTGTAACATAATCTTCAATTGGCTAAAGACTTTTAAGTGAAACACAGATGATTTCTATTATGAAAGGAGACGTAactctaattttctttcttttctttcctttctttttctattttaattcacccgtccactttttgcatcaaactttttctcatttttctctcttgaTTTCTCATGAACTAGTGTTCTGATTTTCAAATAGAACAAATCATGTGTTCAGAGCCCAACAACTGCTTGGAAACACAAGGTGTGTAATAAAAGCTTACCTATACACATGTTTTCACAACAAGAAACAATTACTAATTCGTGCCTTTATGGTGTGTACATTAAACAATATCtcaataatactaaaactctagagATGTCTGGGTGTacctgaaatatctcagaaatagtatattttattttagttattttgcatatttattttcatatttaccgTCGGCAATGCatacaaatttttgtgatatttgaacctctatttaaacaattaaacacaatttttgtatattatttcttGACAAAAAAAACATAGCTTCTGTAatgtcaacacacatacacacatacagaatacacacacatataatgaatgtcatggtgTGTAAATAAAATCATACCAGGTCAATGAACTGTTTGTTTGAAGGACaagaagagcatcaagctgtagaaaatctgcctccacAACAAATTTCATCACACTCATTTAAGCAATGGCAAATGAACATTAaaatactgattatatatatatatatatatatatatatattatatatatatatataatatatatatataatatatatatatatattatatatatatatatatatatatatatatacatatatacatataatgtaaggTGGTGCGATGTCAGGTGAGGGGAATGGCTCTTTAGTACCGCATCACACCGCTGATACAATAGATAGAAATTGGATAGTACAAATAAATGCCAGATGGAAAAGAGACACAACCATATAAGAAAGATTAAGAGAACATTTATTGATATGTTTAacatgtgtatcagtgtgtgtatcaAGTATGCAGAATAATAGACAGGCAATcatgagaaaaaaatgtatgtgtgtgtgtaggcatagaTGTATGCACTTGTGTTAAGAACATTTAAGGATAACAATGAAGAAGGGGACAGTGAAACAGTCTATAGccattttttctctacattgtatactttatagacaatagtcttttctttaatttaatttttttaattatccatCTGggctattccatttctgcacgctaattttatttttaatttaattcccattcatgtgaaaccacttattcaagttcaaatcgttgatgcaattttataccaattactatttttacttttgtttgattttaattattacttactacatataattccagcctcacctggcccccatgccggtggcacataaaaagcaccatccgtccgtggccatctgccagctcCGTCAGGCACCTGTGcggatggcacataaaaagcacccactacactcatggagtggttggcgttaggaagggcatccagccgtagaaacactgccagatcagactgggcctgatgcagccttctggcttcacagaccccagttgaaccgtccaacccatgctagcatggaaagcggacgctaaatgatgatgatgatgatttttattgttaaagtgaaagcatctgacataaaatagagaaatatttttgtttcacttttaacacgtaatactgaaatagtggaaaagatatgatattgctatgggctcgctctaggcaagaagttgaacattttttttgcccatgaaactacatggaccctaagtaaggcatgtgtaaaatttgaatgaaattggttgtgtagttctcaagttttagggaaacacacagacaaacagacagacacacacacattctcagttttatatatataaatatatatatatatatataatatatatatatatatatatatatataactaatgtaggataaaatttttttcgggaaaaaattttttatcaatggccagcatatcaaaaattacctttaaaggttaaatttataaataatttacaaaaataagggcaaaagaaaaattctaatgccaaatatgccaaaaaaaaagacaaatattgtcaataaccattataatttatgcgtcttgaaacaaaccgatagaaatttctaaaaaatccgttattaccgtattggtcccaatttatgaattaaccccaaaattgggaccaatacggtaataacggattttttagaaatttctatcggtttgtttcaagacgcataaattataatggttattgacaatttttgtcttttttcggcatatttggcattagaatttttcttttgcccttatttttgtaaattatatatatatatatatatatatatatatatacagagagagagagagggagagagaaagacagacagacagacaaagacagagagacagaggaagaaagagagattatatattcacacatttttacATAATATAAATGACATACAACACAATTCTAGTaatattggaaatattttcaaCTGTAAATGTAAAAATTTGTGCTTTGAACAAGAGACTGatatgaatttttgtttttattttttatttgtagatataaatacattttttcttttggcaAGTCTTTCACAGCATGCAGCTTTTAATCTTGCAGAGGACAtcctaaatatatttcaaatatatttcagtgtGGATAAATGCCATCTTGATATTGTCATGGCAATAACTTATATGGGAGATACAAGTAACAGGtaaattaatattcatataaaacttaccttgaatgttttttttaattttttattttgctcttgaaaaaatattgttgtaaaaaacaatttctaaaaaaaattcggTCTTTAGgaacatcattttttttattggatATGTACTTGGTATAGTGACAGGGTCACCACTTGTATTGGTGTTCTGAAGCCACTTGTACTCGTGCTTGTGAAGCTGATTGCTGGGTCACCATTTGTTACTAGGTCTACTTGTTATTGGTGATAGAGCTGACTGCTGTTTGCTAGTGTAGGAGGTGAACAATTGTACATAGAAGAAAACAATGAAACCTGTTGAGATTTTTGACAAACTTTAGTTCTTTTCATAAACAAGCAAATGATAAATACTGTTGTTACTATGAACAACAAATGTTGAGAGAGTTTGGATGTTATTGTTCTTGATCAACTGCTAGTTGTTGTGTTGCTATGTAGTTCATTATGTTGATGTCAGCTTGGTTCAGCCAttgcctgtgtctgtttgctgtccATCTGCCATGGTCTCTCATGCTCTCTCTGCTACATCCTAAAGCTCTCTTGTAGCCATGGTGTGTCAATTTTATACTGATTGAGGATTCAGAAAGGAGCACACCAAAAGTCGAAATGGTCACTGGATCCTATTCAACATGACTTGATTGATCAGATCTTGTTGGTCACTCAGGTAATATTCTTTTCATGCACAGTTGTGATTGATTAGGTTTTGTTGATCATAtaggtaatatttatttctttactacccacaaggggctaaacatagagggaagaacaagggcagacaaacggattaagtcgattatatcgaccccagtgcgtaactggtacttaatttatcgaccccgaaaggatgaaaggcaaagtcgacctcggcggaatttgaactcagaacgtagcggcagacgaaatacggctacgcatttcgcccggtttgctaacgtttctgccagctcgccgccttatataggtAATATTGTagtgaattatgacattgggtgaTTGCTGTATATTCCTGTTAGAGATGTATTTCAACATTTTATTTAGTTAGGCTTTGTTTTTTAACACGATACTTTAATACTTCTATTAATTTACTAGATACCTTTATTATCTTTCTACAATGCTTTTCATTTTTTGCTGTGTAGTCAGAGAAGAAAGGGCAGCATCCATAACCCTTTCCTTTTTCAAGATCTCAAAACTTGTAGGCAGAAAGAAGGAAATTATCCTCAAACTTGGGACCTGGCTCAGATGTTCTCAACTGAGTGAATTCTGATAAAGGCACTCTAAGAACCAGACAGTAGTGTTAAATCAAGCAACacattaagtctaccacccaagaaGTCTGGATGGAAAGTACAAGAACAAA encodes:
- the LOC115213532 gene encoding uncharacterized protein LOC115213532 isoform X3; the protein is MTKEATWLMYQTCLALLVCLLPKVKTTTENPELSTEHEEFFMNSTHDVENIGTSSSIIFNMVLFGDTQISDMNETVSSSSSNSSNSSISSIGNNINSNDSSINSSNGSSTDSGDKPLVSTDEDIIMEPPGWEPVNSIIVANCSNSNSFSMELYDDLFQRYDDINTFFLLASLSQHAAFNLAEDILNIFQIYFSVDKCHLDIVMAITYMGDTSNSVSQSEVKYVIYFGGITARIIDKSEKVVIEKLTNYPIKLNDPTTVNLKENHSTTVLPTSLDPKGHNQERSL